The window acttgcagtgtcactgattttcgggatgtaatacatcatgcaaagtgcatacttatttgagaaggaaaaagacggatttcacggatttgacggggatatgaatatttaatactttttacttctccttacaactgtaagtataatatatagtatgtattataatGAGAAAAAAgatagtacttacagtagtaaagagaagtagactgtttaaatattcatatccccgtgaaatccgtctttcccgtcttccagtttaggattaattcaagggcggacacttgcagtgtcactgattttcgggatgtaatacatcatgcaaagtgcatacttatttgagaaggaaaaagacggatttcacggatttgacggggatatgaatatttaattctttttacttctccttacaactgtaagtataatatatagtatgtattataataagaaaagtgatagtacttacagtagtaaagagaagtagactgtttaaatattcatatccccgtgaaatccgtctttcccgtcttccagtttaggattaattcaagggcggacacttgcagtgtcactgattttcgggatgtaatacatcatgcaaagtgcatacttatttgagaaggaaaaagacggatttcacggatttgacggggatatgaatatttaattctttttacttctccttacaactgtaagtataatatatagtatgtattataataagaaaagtgatagtacttacagcAGTAAAGATAAGCagaatgtttaaatattcatatcctcgTGAAATCTGTCTTTTCCGTTTTCCAGTTTAGGATTGATTCAAGGGTGGACACTTGCAGTGgcactgattttcgggatgcaatacatcatgcaaagtgcatacttatttgagaaggaaaaagacggatttcacggatttgacggggatatgaatatttgactatttttcttatcttttcgTCTCTTATATGGCAAAACACATATAGACTTGGCCCGTTcaggagaaaaatgcaaattccaCTACCTCCACGGCAATGTCTCACATTAGCGTGTGTGCGTTATAATAATGAGCCTGTTGGTTGTTAATCACTTGACCCCTTGTTAGTTGTATTCATTGTATTCATTTCGTGGCAAACCGGCTAAtcactgtttaattttttttacccaaCTGGGAATGGAAccaattgtttttggtttgaatgaATATCATTACACGGTCGTTTGGATTCAGCCGAAAGTGTCATGAAAATGTCGCATTGTATTTCAAATAGCTTTCACACTGCACGGGCATCTCAATTCTAATCAATACCGGCAGTAGTGAGCATTTGCCCGCGGGTGTAGGCTGTTATGAGCATGTGAAAGAGAACCCCGAAAGGGATGAAACGCTGAGCGCGGGCATATAACACGAACATGAAAATTTCTCCCGATAGTGTGCATCACATTGTATTTGAAACAGTACCTCTAATGAGGCAATCGATTCTCAGAGACAGACCTTTTCGTGTGAAGCAAAAATTGACAAAGAGCAATTCTTCAGGGGgtttaaatgtcttttatttGATCAGATTTATGCTTGTCGATCTCACAAGTGCTGATGACTATTTAAAGGGCAACTTTGGCTCTCATTTTATTCGTCTCGTGATGATCAAGGATGCACCGAGCAAAACAACCAAGCAAACAGTTGAACAGCGAGGCAATTCGAGGAGCAGTTTTGGGGTACATAAGTCCCGTCGTGTCCGGACAATGTAGTGTTATAAGTGCAAAGTGTGTGTGGAACGTGAAAGAAAAAGACCTCTCGAAATCCTGGAGGTGTATTTGCAGTAAGAGGGATTCGTGTGACGAAGCCATTTCAGGTTGGTTTGTGTTCATATTTTTCTCCCAACATTCATCTTTCCGGTCTTTTAAACctgtattttcttctttcagGTATACCCAATGcaactttctttttcagtgcTATCGGCACACAAGAAAGAAAGGGTAATATAAAAGAAGACGAAAATTGTGACAGCGACGACGAGAACGAAGAATATGATTCTGTGCCCAGTACACAATCTGAACAATACCTTGACGGCTCTCCAACGCTTGTTAACAAATCGCTTTGGCCAGCGATCTCCTATTGGTTAGCATTGACAACGCCGAACGGTGCCCCTGCAAACCCACTAGTCGTTCATAGGGCATTACTGGAATGTGGAATTAGTGTCAAAGCAAGTCAGGTATTACAAAATATAATTATCCTTTAGGATGCTCTGTTAAGCAGGCATGGTTTGCAATTTGACAGCAGACGTTGTTTTACCTGAAATTTGTCTTACCGTCTCGAGCGTTATATCAAAAGTTTTGATCCAAGGAATTTTGTGCACTCCGACAATCAATccatcaatcaatttattactTGAGTTGGAGGCTCATAGCAAATCGTAAGACATTTTGAATAAATGGGAAACGAGAGCAAAAGTACAAAAGGTCAGAGGACCGAGCAATTTTCTTGGTACAATTGAAAAGCAAGATGAGAGCTTGATCATTCCTTCTATATGTAAGTGGTTTCACGGTTGCAATATTGAGTTATCACGCAAGCTATCTCCAACCAGATTAAAGTTTACTGTTCTGAGTTTTTCTGATTCACAAAAAACGTGTTCTGCAATATTTTTGCTGGAAAGCATGAAGGCCATGTGCAGTAACAGTGCGAACTCTGCATTCACAAGCTTTTTTTAATCGTCTCAGACTTCAGTTCTACGTATACCtctatgaagaaaaacaacaacaacaacaacaacaacactaaaagaaaaagaaagtgggGAATGAGTGGTCTTCAAAAAAGGacttattgtcaaatgtgaCTGCCAAGAAGTTTTAAGGTGTACCTATAATGATAAATAGCTCTTTGACGGAAGTCTACTTTCCTAACTTTCAATGTTATAGGTCCAGTTTCAAGATGGAAGAGAATGCCCGGCCATTAACGAGCTGTATAAAGTCCTCAAAGACCACAAGAATCCATTTATGCAAGAACTCGTCGCGGCCAGCTATCAGTACAGCTACATAAAAGAATTCCGCAATTTTCTTGGTCCATCCCCCCCGTCCACCCAAGAGTTAGAAAGCGGTGGAGGAGAGAACGTCGTGCGCGTCACTTTAGtcaatagagacctttagatgcaCGTTTACGGCTAACCGCAAACTGAGGTTTGAGATTTGCGGTTTGGCGTTAGAAGTTGTGATAGTTCGTGCATTTAGATTTAAGTAAACAAGTGCAAAGCTGCAgaggccgccatattgaatttcctCGATGCTCAGCGTTGATGTTTCAGTcaacgaaataaataaaaccagggctcttttgattgtttaattcacatgaaatgaaagataaaaagtAGCTTTTTATATCTGCCCCGTTCATACGTGGGATAATGTAACCTCCATGCCATACAGAGCTGAGGTAAATTACTTACGTGAAAACCTACCTTCCGCCGTTGAAAACGTCAAAACTTACCCTCGAACGTGACGGCAAGCGCTAGTCATGTGACTTCCAGCAGTTTGAGGTTAGCCGCAAACGTGGATCTAAAAGTCTCTAATACAAGGTTTCAGCTGACTTTGACATCGCCAGACAACCTTGCGCTTTTGAGAGACTCATTGGGCAAGTCACGTCGCGATAGCCTGCGAGAGAGACAACTCCATCACATCCTCCATGAACAAGAACGAATCAGAGCCATGCAGCAAGAGTTCGCTAGGCAACGGCACCAGTCGAGAATAACGGCACTCAGGGACAGGGGAGTCAGTACCCAGAGTGCGGAGTTGCTGCCGATGGACCCGACCGCGGAGACGCCCACGCCCATTCTTAGAGAACTGGACCGATGCGTGGCAGAAGAAAGAGCGCTGGAAAAACAAAGGCTACTCAAGAAATGCTGCGAAGTATTCGCGAATATCTGGGTACGAGAGACGGAGAAAGAGCTCGCCAATTGCGTGAAGATGTTGCACACGCCCTTAGACGACTCCACTAGAGCCTCGATGGAAGCCCTGCTGGACCTCCTACAGGATAAGTTGAAGACCCATCACAAGAACCTCGGAACACTAGGTACTGAGGAAGCCTTAGCTGAGAGACGACGAACCTGTGTGAAGATGGGTCTTCTCCAAGAGCGCCACGCCCATCTCGTCAAGTGTGTGCACGAGGCCTTGCCGTCCGCAGAAGAACAATTGGGGGAGCCAACGCAACAAGAATCCGGGGCGGATATTATGCAAGAAGATGACGAAGCCGATATCTTTATCACGCCGATTCCAAGTTGGGAGCTAAGCCATACAGCTTTCGAAAGAACGCGCACGCTCGGGGAACAGGGCAGCCAATCATGCCGAGGAAAGAGGCGGCGGGCCGGTCTACTCGGGCGTAGATCGGAGAAAAGGGCAAGAGTCTGCACCAACACGATCCTGAACTATTTTTCGAGTCAAGAATAGCTAAAACATAGTAGTAAGTTAACCTTTAATTTTGCATGTAATCACAGAATGACCGAACGAACGACAATGTCACTCTAGGCAACTACCATTAAAATGAACCTTTCGAGTGTTACTAGTTGAAGTGGTAGTTGTCGACTGATGTGATTTTTTTGAGCTTATGTGCGTTCCAGTAATTCCGGTTGCCGTGCGTTATGAGCCCATCTCGACCGACTTAGTCCCTTAGGATTTTTCACTAGAGGAACAAAAAAACTTAAGTTCAGCCctcttttttaaagaatctgccagcctgcctttctgaaaacgaaaatctgggtCTCTTAAAATAgcagtccattgtccaaatccgtgcttatcgataccctttttgagaaaatcgtcttcgtctgtcgtaaatctcaacggtcgacgttgatggccttgacttagtaagcgatttgaatgcggAGTATCGATTTTGGGCCGTGCGTGTTCCGATCGCGCACATTCAAAGGTTGGCTCGAAAGTGGCTGTGGAACTtgagctgccaaatctagtgttcacttccacGTCCACCTCCGAGCCTTTGGTCCCTTGTAATTTGTGAAGACACTCGTGGGCCTTTACggcaacttcgcgcgatctccgcttctgatagtgtactttggcaacgacagagctatgtttttggtcttcacacaaaagtcggtgctctttgtcgtcgagcgcgtcaagactttgcgtctcgacgatttggcgataacgcgtggggtgaatgtatttgccaatggcgtcgaagaccaacttgctcatctcgttgcccaatttgctgtgttgttttccgtttttggtgaccaaaacaaaatcgcactggggtttgagcaaaggcctcacgaaagtgatgtagccgtcgagtatttgcatgctcgtatctgtcagaatcacagagtcaaatccgtactttccagccgttttaaaggttttctgatcgacGAAACCCCCATcttcctttgctgcctttaccatgtcaaccgtgagatactgataagtcatgggacgcgatcctttcactttgatgaacaagtaggtggccaagaatttcgttgcaaatgtcaggtcggagggattcacttgcccggggtcattttggcacgtttttacggtctgttcgtagcgaggcaagtgaaaagacacgacttctaacagttcttccatgcttgcccaatgacccctggcctctaatgattcgacgtcgagatcttgcgtccattgcaatctcatcatcttcgccactgtcttgcgcgctcttttgatgtacaattccgtggcagataattttcgaagaactccatccgacgccccgttgacctttctgaagtcgatcaactccgaaatggcatctatgtaacccaatctcccgccatgtccgagcttgcactcctcttgCAAATGGTCGATAAACtacttaaacaacaggcttggagaacacaggctaaaatccatgacttcgaaatttaattcctcctcctcttcgcagcaaaacttgagaaatttcaagcatctgttgacaatttgctgagcgggacgttctttcttgtaaccgccgccacttccagaaAGCCAAGTCGCAAATTGCTCGCCTATTTGACTGGAAGTTGAGAAGGAAGGCATCGATCTAGCGCCGGGTTTTGATCGCGTACTAGACGACGATACATCgtcaacaactgtactcgaggcgcacgattttgttggcacttttgaagagtttgcggcaatcttcgagtctacgcggggtctttcgtcgaaataaaagaaccaaccatgcttgttgttgacgtgtttcctacacccgcgttggctttgaaatccttcatgttcgcacagatggatcgggcaatggtacaaactgtcggcatcgtctttttctaggtgaagacgttttggtttaggctgtgcaccatcgatattagaccattCGATCTTGTTTGCCTTACTCatttttcgtagtgagaggaaatgaatgcatttaaaagagcgcgttcgtttgtctcattcaacaaaagccgattttataacaacggaactaaccaatcggaaccggcaagagaagtgttgtgcatttttgaatttgacgcaacgcgcccataaatcgctattcgcaaaatgttttggattattgtcatttcagttactccttcattgcacgcattattatgacatacatatgattatggctacaaacgcgatccaacggtaacagctaaaaaaaaaaagaacaattgttccttaggaacagctgagaaaaggacagaaaatgagcaataaaagcgaagctgtgcaaaaaaacacgcaatgtagaacaaacgttcctcttgtcgcaaaacgaaacgataaagccttttggcaaatcacgagtagcaacaaatgctcttcaaataatgacaaaggattaacgcgttattggtacaatttgattttatatcacagataaaggaccaatctgttccgctcgtgattcggaactcggaacaattggttcccatttgatagaaaggaacacatttttaggaacaacagTTCTCGAATCATGCATTggggaccaatttgttccgctcggaattcggaactcggaacagttGGTTCcgctttaacactaaaggaccattttgttccgtatttttataaaagaaacatgttcccatgttatcaaaacgaacacatttttagcaacactcgttctcaaatcatccattaaggtccaatttgttcttcTCGGAAAGGacagaagtcgaaacaaggatgcgagatccgggaatcgaactcaggacctcttgcaccaaggccacttactaaccgactgtgccatctttgcccctgatagaaaggaactcatttttaggaacaacgtttctcgaatcatccattaaggtccaatctgttccgctcggaattcggaattccgaaaaattggttcccatttgatagaaaggaacacatttttaggaacaatagttctcgaatcatacattaaggtccaatctgttccgctcgggattgggaattcggaacaattggttccactttaagactaaaggaccattttgttccgtattttattgaaaaaaaaaaaacacgttcccatgttatcaaaacgaacacatttttaggaacaacagttctcaaatcatccattaaggtccaaagTGTGCTGTTcggaatttatttaaagctacttagctacacggaaaggaaagaaatcgaaatAAGTATGCGAGTTCCGGgcatcgaactcaggacctcttgcaccaaggccacgtacaaaccgactgtgccatccttgcccctgttaaaaaggaacacattcttaggaacaatatttctcgaatcattcattaaggtccaatctgttccgttcggaattcggaactcggaacaattggttccactttaacactaaaggaccattttgttcagtatttttataaaaaaaacatgttcccatgttatcaaaacgaacacatttttaggaacaatagttaccaaaccgcacctagagaactaaattgttccgctcggaattcggaactgggaacaattggttcccatgtgatagaaaggaacacatttttgggatttatttaaagctacttagctacacggaaaggaaagaagtcgaaacaaggatgcgagaacagggaattgaactcacgacctctttgcaccaaagccgcgtactaaccgactgtgccatctttgcccctgatagaaaggaactcatttttaggaacaatatttctcgaatcatccattaaggtccaatctgttccgctcggaattcggaactcgaaacaattggttccactttaagactaaaggaccattttgttccgtattttattgaaaaaaaaaaacacgttcccatgttatcaaaacgaacacatttttaggaacaacagttctcaaatcatccattaaggtccaaagTGTGCTGTTcggaatttatttaaagctacttagctacacggaaaggaaagaaatcgaaatAAGTATGCGAGTTCCGGgcatcgaactcaggacctcttgcaccaaggccacgtacaaaccgactgtgccatccttgcccctgttaaaaaggaacacattcttaggaacaatatttctcgaatcattcattaaggtccaatctgttccgttcggaattcggaactcggaacaattggttccactttaacactaaaggaccattttgttcagtatttttataaaaaaaacatgttcccatgttatcaaaacgaacacatttttaggaacaatagttaccaaaccgcacctagagaactaaattgttccgctcggaattcggaactgggaacaattggttcccatgtgatagaaaggaacacatttttgggatttagttaaagctacttagctacacggaaaggaaagaagtcgaaacaaggatgcgagaaccggggaatcgaactcaggacctctttgcaccaaagccgcgtactaaccgactgtgccatctttgcccctgatagaaaggaactcatttttaggaacaatatttctcgaatcatccattaaggtccaatctgttccgctcggaattcggaactcgaaacaattggttcccatgttgtagataggaacacattttgttttcgaactatacaccttttactgttc of the Montipora capricornis isolate CH-2021 chromosome 7, ASM3666992v2, whole genome shotgun sequence genome contains:
- the LOC138055286 gene encoding uncharacterized protein; protein product: MEELLEVVSFHLPRYEQTVKTCQNDPGQVNPSDLTFATKFLATYLFIKVKGSRPMTYQYLTVDMVKAAKEDGGFVDQKTFKTAGKYGFDSVILTDTSMQILDGYITFVRPLLKPQCDFVLVTKNGKQHSKLGNEMSKLVFDAIGKYIHPTRYRQIVETQSLDALDDKEHRLLCEDQKHSSVVAKVHYQKRRSREVAVKAHECLHKLQGTKGSEVDVEVNTRFGSSSSTATFEPTFECARSEHARPKIDTPHSNRLLSQGHQRRPLRFTTDEDDFLKKGIDKHGFGQWTAILRDPDFRFQKGRLADSLKKRAELKFFCSSSEKS